A single window of Nicotiana sylvestris chromosome 3, ASM39365v2, whole genome shotgun sequence DNA harbors:
- the LOC104210859 gene encoding uncharacterized protein, whose product MHRHSTPYRPKSNGAVEATNKNIKTILRMMIQGSRKWHEMLPFALLGFCTTVRTSVSATPYLLVYGTETVIHAEVEIPSLRIIVESEIEDTEWVKIRLEQLMLIDENQLTAVCFGQLYQQRMARAYNKKVHPRQFEVGQLVLKRIFPHQVEAKGKFAPDWQGTYIIKKVLPKGALHLVDKEG is encoded by the coding sequence ATGCATCGCCATTCTACCCCTTACCGGCCAAAATCCAATGGAGCCGTTGAAGcgacaaacaagaacatcaagacgATTCTCAGGATGATGATCCAAGGTTCCAGGAAATGGCATGAAATGTTGCCTTTTGCTCTTTTGGGATTCTGCACGACTGTTCGCACATCTGTTAGTGCAACTCCGTATCTGCTTGTATATGGAACTGAAACTGTAATACATGCTGAAGTCGAAATTCCCTCTCTCCGAATTATTGTAGAATCAGAGATTGAAGACACTGAGTGGGTCAAGATACGATTAGAACAACTGATGTTGATCGATGAAAACCAGCTAACAGCAGTGTGTTTTGGCCAGttataccagcaaagaatggcccgcgcttacaataagaaagtgcaCCCAAGGCAGTTTGAGGTAGGCCAGCTGGTTTTGAAACGCATCTTTCCGCACCAGGTAGAAgctaaaggaaaattcgccccGGACTGGCAAGGAACCTACATCATCAAGAAAgtgttaccaaaaggggccttgcactTGGTAGATAAAGAGGGATAG
- the LOC104210860 gene encoding uncharacterized protein codes for MDLPRYSKAYVNGVQSFLDYAYTYGDPQGEKIQCPCTKCCNICWTRRNIVYDHLICYGFVQGYTRWINHGEWDIPMNVHCDMDDNVYSYDDIDGLLNDQFRDVAHAGGVYEGPNEDSNKFYNLVDEASQELYLGCRGFSRLSFTISLYLLKCLHEWSNASFTSLLELLKEAMPELNIPISCNKAKSMVKDLSLDYEKIDACPNDCMLFRNDHKDDEYCHLCGASRYVKYPKVDIDEVDSELEASKKGYHVPTKILRHFPLIPRLKRLFMCSKTTDTLRWHDEERFKDGK; via the coding sequence ATGGATTTACCAAGGTATAGCAAAGCGTATGTCAATGGTGTTCAATCTTTCTTAGATTATGCTTACACTTATGGAGATCCTCAAGGCGAAAAAATTCAATGCCCATGTACAAAGTGTTGTAATATCTGCTGGACTCGAAGGAATATAGTGTATGATCATCTAATATGCTATGGATTTGTTCAAGGTTATACAAGATGGATTAATCATGGGGAATGGGATATTCCGATGAATGTTCACTGTGACATGGATGATAATGTTTACTCGTACGATGATATTGATGGGTTGTTGAATGATCAATTTAGAGATGTTGCACATGCTGGAGGAGTGTATGAAGGTCCAAATGAAGATTCCAATAAATTCTATAACTTAGTTGACGAGGCAAGCCAAGAACTATATCTTGGTTGTAGAGGATTCTCTAGATTATCTTTCACAATCAGTCTGTATTTGTTGAAGTGTCTACATGAATGGAGCAATGCGTCTTTCACTTCTCTTTTAGAGTTATTAAAAGAGGCGATGCCTGAGTTGAACATTCCTATATCCTGCAATAAAGCCAAATCTATGGTAAAGGATCTCAGTCTTGATTATGAAAAAATTGATGCATGTCCCAATGATTGCATGTTATTTAGGAATGACCATAAGGATGATGAATATTGTCATCTTTGTGGAGCTTCTCGATATGTTAAATATCCTAAAGTAGATATCGATGAAGTAGATAGCGAGTTGGAGGCTTCCAAAAAAGGTTATCATGTTCCAACAAAAATTTTGAGACACTTCCCATTAATTCCTAGACTCAAAAGGCTATTTATGTGCTCAAAGACAACAGATACATTGAGGTGGCATGACGAGGAGCGTTTTAAAGATGGAAAATAA
- the LOC104210862 gene encoding uncharacterized protein gives MLDGTGYPRVHLRMYCDKLVGVGKDKRIRMKLFMRSLKGDALSWYISQDPKKWSCWVSIVSDFMDRFRFNMENAPDVFYIQNLKKRKPAETFREYATRWRSKAAKVRPALEEEQMNKFFVRAQDSQYYERLMMIESHKFSDIIKMGERIEESIKIDMVTNFEALQAANKALQCGGMSKKRDIQPFGDAAVNMPVPLEFETTSSAKTSTPIEVKFMSPTNAPIPFEVAVLPPKGHALFGVKIATLIPVAMSAVIPFHTKAIP, from the exons atGCTTGATGGTACAGGATACCCAAGGGTCCATCTAAGAatgtactgtgacaagctggttggagtagggaaagacaagagaatccgcatgaagcttttcatgagaagcttgaaaggagatgctttgtcctggtacatcagccaagatccaaagaaatggtcaTGCTGGGTGAGCATAgtgtccgactttatggacaggttcaggttcaacatggagaatgcgccagatgtgttctatattcagaatctgaAGAAGAGGAAGCCCGCAGAAACatttcgtgagtatgctactcgctggagatccaaagctgctaaggtcaggcctgctttagaagaggaacaaatgaacaaattctttgttcgaGCCCAGGACTcgcagtattatgaacgactaatgatgatcgagagccacaaattttctgacattatcaagatgggtgaaaggattgaagagagCATCAAAATCGacatggttacaaactttgaggccCTGCAAGCcgcaaataaggccttacagtgcggtggtatgtccaagaaaagggac attcagccattTGGGGATGCTGCGGTAAATATgcctgtgccacttgagtttgaaacaacgtcatctgcaaagacaTCAACGCCGATTGAGGTCaaatttatgtcaccaacaaatGCACCTATACCattcgaagttgcagttttaccacccaagggacATGCTCTGTTCGGGGTGAAGATAGCCACATTGATCCCAGTAGCGATGTCAGCCGTGATTCCATTTcacacaaaggctataccatga